The Rhinopithecus roxellana isolate Shanxi Qingling chromosome 14, ASM756505v1, whole genome shotgun sequence genome includes a window with the following:
- the SPEG gene encoding striated muscle preferentially expressed protein kinase isoform X7, which translates to MKPSPSQNRRSSDTGSKAPPTFKVSLMDQSVREGQDVIMSIRVQGEPKPVVSWLRNRQPVRPDQRRFAEEAEGGLCRLRILAAERGDAGFYTCKAVNEYGARQCEARLEVRAHPESRSLAVLAPLQDVDVGAGEMALFECLVAGPTDVEVDWLCRGRLLQPALLKCKMHFDGRKCKLLLTSVHEDDSGVYTCKLSTAKDELTCSARLTVRPSLAPLFTRLLEDVEVLEGRAARFDCKISGTPPPVVTWTHFGRPMEESENLRLRQDGGLHSLYIAHVGSEDEGLYAVSAVNTYGQAHCSAQLYVEEPRTAASGPSSKLEKMPSIPEEPEQGELERLSIPDFLRPLQDLEVGLAKEAMLECQVTGLPYPTISWFHNGHRIQSSDDRRMTQYRDVHRLVFPAVGPQHAGVYKSVIANKLGKAACYAHLYVTDVVPGPPDGAPQVVAVTGRMVTLTWNPPRSLDMAIDPDSLTYTVQHQVLGSDQWTALVTGLREPGWAATGLRKGVQHIFRVLSTTIKSSSKPSPPSEPVQLLEHGPPLEEAPAVLDKPDIVYVVEGQPASVTVTFNHVEAQVVWRSCRGALLEARAGVYELSQPDDDQYCLRICRVSRRDMGAVTCTARNRHGTQTCSVTLELAEAPRFESIMEDVEVGAGETARFAVVVEGKPLPDIMWYKDEVLLIESSHVSFVYEENECSLVVLSTGAQDGGVYTCTARNLAGEVSCKAELAVHSAQTAMEVEGVGEDEDHRGRRLSDFYDIHQEIGRGAFSYLRRVVERSSGLEFAAKFIPSQAKPKASARREARLLARLQHDCVLYFHEAFERRRGLVIVTELCTEELLERMARKPTVCESEIRAYMRQVLEGIHYLHQSHVLHLDVKPENLLVWDGAAGEEQVRICDFGNAQELTPGEPQYCQYGTPEFVAPEIVNQSPVSGVTDIWPVGVVAFLCLTGISPFVGENDRTTLMNIRNYNVAFEETTFLSLSREARGFLIKVLVQDQLRPTAEETLEHPWFKTQAKGAEMSTDHLKLFLSRRRWQRSQISYKCHLVLRPIPELLRAPTERVWVTMPRRPPPSGGLSSSSDSEEEELEELPSVPRPLQPEFSGSRVSLTDIPTEDEALGTPETGAATPMDWQEQGRAPSQDQEAPSPEALPSLGQEPAAGASPRRGELRRGSSAESALPRAGPREPGRGLQKAASVELPQRRSPSPGATRLARGGLGEGEYAQRLQALRQRLLRGGPEDGKVSGLRGPLLESLGGRARDPRMARAASSEAAPHHQPPLENRGLQKSSSFSQGEAEPRGRHRRAGAPLEIPVARLGARRLQESPSLSALSEAQPSSPARPSVPKPSAPKSAEPSATTPSDAPHPPAPQPAQDKAPEPRPEPARASKPAPRPEALQTLALPLTPYAQIIQSLQLSGYAQGPPQGPAASPSQLKPHAAVFARVASPPPGALEKRVPSAGTPPVLAEKARVPTVPPRPGSSLSSSIENLESEAVFEAKFKRSRESPLSRGLRLLSRSRSEERGPFRGAEEEDGIYRPSPAGTPLELVRRPERSRSVQDLRAVGEPGLVRRLSLSLSQRLRRTPPAQRHPAWEARGGDGESSEGGSSARGSPVLAMRRRLSSTLERLSSRLQRSGSGEDSGGASGRSTPLFGRLRRATSEGESLRRLGLPHNQLAAQAGATTPSAESLGSEASATSGSSAPGESRSRLRWGFSRQRKDKGLSQPNLSASVQEELGHQYVRSESDFPPVFHIKLKDQVLLEGEAATLLCLPAACPAPHISWMKDKKSLRSEPSVIIVSCKDGRQLLSIPRVGKRHAGLYECSATNVLGSITSSCTVAVARVPGKLAPPEVPQTYQDTALVLWKPGDSRAPCTYTLERLVDGESVWHPVSSGIPDCYYNVSHLPVGMTVRFRVACANRAGQGPFSNPSEKVFVRGAQDSSAVPSAAHQEAPVTSGPARALPPDSPTSLPLPPAPAAPTPPSVTVSPSSPPTAPSQALSSLKAVGPPPQTPPRRHRGLQAARQAEPTPLSTQVTPSEPKSFVLDTGTPTPASTPQGVKPASSSTPVYVVTSFVSAPPAPEPPAPEPPPEPTKVTVQSLSPAKEVVSSPGSSPRSSPRPEGTTLRQGPPQKPYTFLEEKARGRFGVVRACRENATGRTFVAKIVPYAAEGKRRVLQEYEVLRTLHHERIMSLHEAYITPRYLVLIAESCGNRELLCGLSDRFRYSEDDVATYVVQLLQGLDYLHSRHVLHLDIKPDNLLLAPDNALKIVDFGSAQPYNPQALQPLGHRTGTLEFMAPEMVKGGPIGSATDIWGAGVLTYIMLSGRSPFYEPDPQETEARIVGGRFDAFQLYPNTSQSATLFLRKVLSVHPWSRPSLQDCLAHPWLQDAYLMKLRRQTLTFTTNRLKEFLGEQRRRRAEAATRHKVLLRSYPGGP; encoded by the exons ATGAGCTGACCTGCAGTGCCCGGCTGACCGTGCGGCCCTCATTGGCACCCCTGTTCACACGGCTGCTGGAAGATGTGGAGGTGTTGGAGGGCCGAGCTGCCCGCTTCGACTGCAAGATCAGCGGCACCCCACCCCCTGTTGTTACCTGGACTCATTTTG GCCGCCCCATGGAGGAGAGTGAGAACTTGCGGCTACGGCAGGACGGGGGTCTACACTCACTGTACATTGCCCATGTGGGCAGCGAGGACGAGGGGCTCTATGCGGTCAGTGCTGTTAACACCTATGGCCAGGCCCACTGCTCAGCCCAGCTGTATGTAGAAGAGCCCCGGACAGCCGCCTCAGGCCCCAG CTCGAAGCTGGAGAAGATGCCATCCATTCCCGAGGAGCCAGAGCAGGGTGAGCTGGAGCGGCTGTCCATTCCCGACTTCCTGCGGCCACTGCAGGACCTGGAGGTGGGACTGGCCAAGGAGGCCATGCTAGAGTGCCAGGTGACCGGCCTGCCCTACCCCACCATCAGCTGGTTCCACAATGGCCACCGCATCCAGAGCAGTGACGACCGGCGCATGACACAGT ACAGGGATGTCCATCGCTTGGTGTTCCCTGCCGTGGGGCCTCAGCACGCCGGTGTCTACAAGAGCGTCATCGCCAACAAGCTGGGCAAAGCTGCCTGCTATGCCCACCTGTATGTCACAG ATGTGGTCCCAGGCCCTCCAGATGGTGCCCCGCAGGTGGTGGCTGTGACGGGGAGAATGGTCACACTCACATGGAACCCCCCCAGGAGTCTGGACATGGCCATCG ACCCGGACTCCCTAACGTACACAGTGCAGCACCAGGTGCTAGGCTCGGACCAGTGGACGGCACTGGTCACAGGCCTGCGGGAGCCAGGGTGGGCAGCCACGGGGCTGCGTAAGGGGGTCCAGCACATCTTCCGGGTCCTCAGCACCACTATCAAGAGCAGCAGCAAGCCCTCGCCCCCTTCTGAGCCTGTGCAACTGCTGGAGCACG gcccaCCCCTGGAGGAGGCCCCTGCTGTGCTGGACAAACCGGACATCGTGTATGTGGTGGAGGGACAGCCCGCCAGTGTCACCGTCACATTCAACCATGTGGAAGCCCAGGTCGTCTGGAGGAG CTGCCGAGGGGCCCTCCTAGAAGCACGGGCAGGTGTGTACGAGCTGAGCCAGCCAGATGATGACCAGTACTGTCTTCGGATCTGCCGGGTGAGCCGCCGGGACATGGGGGCCGTCACCTGCACTGCCCGAAACCGTCACGGCACGCAGACCTGCTCAGTCACATTGGAGCTGGCAG AGGCCCCTCGGTTTGAGTCCATCATGGAGGAcgtggaggtgggggctggggaaaCTGCTCGCTTTGCCGTGGTGGTTGAGGGAAAACCACTGCCGGACATCATGTGGTACAAG GACGAGGTGCTGCTGATCGAGAGCAGCCATGTGAGCTTCGTGTATGAGGAGAATGAGTGCTCCCTGGTGGTGCTCAGCACGGGGGCCCAGGATGGAGGCGTCTACACCTGCACCGCCCGGAACCTGGCGGGCGAGGTCTCCTGCAAAGCAGAGTTGGCTGTGCATTCAG CTCAGACAGCTATGGAGGTCGAGGGGGTCGGGGAGGATGAGGACCATCGAGGAAGGAGACTCAGCGACTTTTATGACATCCACCAGGAGATCGGCAG GGGTGCCTTCTCCTACCTGCGGCGTGTAGTGGAGCGTAGCTCCGGCCTGGAGTTTGCGGCCAAGTTCATCCCCAGCCAGGCCAAGCCAAAGGCATCAGCACGTCGGGAGGCCCGGCTGCTGGCCAGGCTCCAGCACGACTGTGTCCTCTACTTCCATGAGGCCTTCGAGAGGCGCCGAGGACTGGTCATTGTCACGGAGCT CTGCACAGAGGAGCTGCTGGAGCGAATGGCCAGGAAACCCACCGTGTGTGAGTCTGAG ATTCGGGCCTATATGCGGCAGGTGCTAGAGGGAATACACTACCTGCACCAGAGCCACGTGCTGCACCTCGACGTCAAG CCTGAGAACCTGCTGGTGTGGGATGGTGCCGCGGGTGAAGAGCAGGTGCGGATCTGTGACTTTGGGAATGCCCAGGAGCTGACTCCAGGAGAGCCCCAGTACTGCCAGTATGGCACACCTGAGTTTGTAGCACCCGAGATTGTCAATCAGAGCCCCGTGTCTGGAGTCACTGACATCTG GCCTGTGGGCGTCGTTGCCTTCCTCTG TCTGACAGGAATCTCCCCATTTGTTGGGGAAAATGACCGGACAACATTGATGAACATCCGAAACTACAACGTGGCCTTCGAGGAGACCACATTCCTGAGCCTGAGCAGGGAGGCCCGGGGCTTCCTCATCAAAGTGCTGGTGCAGGACCAGCT GAGACCTACCGCAGAGGAGACCCTAGAACATCCTTGGTTCAAA ACTCAGGCAAAGGGCGCAGAGATGAGCACGGATCACCTGAAGCTATTCCTCTCCCGGAGGAGGTGGCAG CGCTCCCAGATCAGCTACAAATGCCACCTGGTGTTGCGCCCCATCCCGGAGCTGCTGCGGGCCCCCACAGAGCGGGTGTGGGTGACCATGCCCAGAAGGCCACCCCCCAGTGGGGGGCTCTCATCCTCCTCCGATTCTGAAGAGGAAGAGCTGGAAGAGCTGCCCTCAGTGCCCCGCCCACTGCAGCCCGAGTTCTCAGGCTCCCGGGTGTCCCTCACCGATATTCCCACTGAGGATGAGGCCCTGGGGACCCCAGAGACTGGGGCTGCCACCCCCATGGACTGGCAGGAGCAGGGAAGGGCTCCCTCTCAGGACCAGGAGGCTCCCAGCCCCGAGGCCCTCCCCTCCCTAGGCCAGGAGCCTGCAGCTGGGGCTAGCCCCAGGCGGGGAGAACTCCGTAGGGGCAGCTCCGCCGAGAGCGCCCTGCCCCGGGCCGGGCCGCGGGAGCCGGGCCGGGGCCTGCAGAAGGCGGCGTCTGTGGAACTGCCGCAGCGCCGGAGCCCCAGCCCGGGAGCCACCCGCCTGGCCCGGGGAGGCCTGGGTGAGGGCGAGTATGCCCAGAGGCTGCAGGCCCTGCGCCAGCGGCTGCTGCGGGGAGGCCCCGAGGATGGCAAGGTCAGCGGCCTCAGGGGTCCCCTGCTGGAGAGCCTGGGGGGCCGTGCCCGGGATCCCCGGATGGCACGAGCTGCCTCCAGCGAGGCAGCGCCCCACCACCAGCCCCCACTCGAGAACAGGGGCCTGCAGAAGAGCAGCAGCTTCTCCCAGGGTGAGGCAGAGCCCCGGGGCCGGCACCGCCGAGCGGGGGCGCCCCTCGAGATCCCCGTGGCCAGGCTTGGGGCCCGTAGGCTACAGGAGTCTCCTTCCCTGTCTGCCCTCAGTGAGGCCCAGCCATCCAGCCCTGCACGGCCCAGCGTCCCCAAACCCAGTGCCCCTAAGTCTGCAGAAccttctgccaccacacctagtgaTGCTCCGCATCCCCCCGCACCCCAGCCTGCCCAAGACAAGGCCCCAGAGCCCAGGCCAGAACCAGCGCGAGCCTCCAAGCCTGCACCACGCCCTGAGGCTCTGCAAACCCTAGCGCTGCCCCTCACGCCCTATGCCCAGATCATTCAGTCCCTCCAGCTGTCAGGCTACGCCCAGGGCCCTCCGCAGGGCCCTGCCGCGTCGCCTTCACAGCTCAAGCCCCACGCGGCTGTCTTTGCCAGGGTGGCCTCCCCACCTCCGGGAGCCCTTGAGAAGCGCGTGCCCTCAGCCGGGACTCCCCCGGTGCTAGCCGAGAAAGCCCGAGTTCCCACGGTCCcccccaggccaggcagcagtCTTAGCAGCAGCATCGAAAACCTGGAGTCGGAGGCCGTGTTCGAGGCTAAGTTCAAGCGCAGCCGCGAGTCGCCCCTGTCGCGGGGGCTGCGGCTGCTGAGCCGCTCCCGCTCGGAGGAGCGCGGCCCCTTCCGCGGGGCCGAGGAGGAGGATGGCATATACCGTCCCAGTCCAGCGGGGACCCCGCTGGAGTTGGTGCGACGTCCTGAGCGCTCGCGCTCGGTGCAGGACCTCAGGGCAGTCGGGGAGCCGGGCCTCGTCCGCCGCCTCTCGCTCTCACTGTCCCAGCGGCTGCGGCGGACCCCTCCCGCGCAGCGCCACCCGGCCTGGGAGGCCCGCGGCGGGGACGGAGAGAGCTCGGAGGGCGGGAGCTCGGCGCGGGGCTCCCCGGTGCTGGCGATGCGCAGGCGGCTGAGCTCCACCCTGGAGCGGCTGTCGAGCCGGTTGCAGCGCAGCGGCAGCGGCGAGGACTCGGGGGGCGCGTCGGGCCGCAGCACACCGCTATTCGGGCGGCTTCGCAGGGCCACGTCCGAGGGCGAGAGTCTGCGGCGCCTCGGCCTTCCGCACAATCAGTTGGCCGCCCAGGCCGGAGCCACCACGCCTTCCGCGGAGTCCCTGGGCTCCGAGGCCAGCGCCACGTCGGGCTCCTCAG CTCCAGGGGAAAGCCGAAGCCGGCTCCGCTGGGGCTTCTCTCGGCAGCGGAAGGACAAGGGGTTATCGCAACCAAACCTCTCTGCCAGCGTCCAAGAGGAGTTGGGTCACCAGTACGTGCGCAGTGAGTCAG ACTTCCCCCCAGTCTTCCACATCAAACTCAAGGACCAGGTGCTGCTGGAGGGGGAGGCAGCCACCCTGCTTTGCCTGCCAGCAGCCTGCCCTGCACCGCACATCTCCTGGATGAAAG ACAAGAAGTCATTGAGGTCAGAGCCCTCAGTGATCATCGTGTCCTGCAAAGATGGGCGGCAGCTGCTCAGCATCCCCCGGGTGGGCAAGCGGCACGCCGGGCTCTATGAGTGCTCTGCCACCAACGTCCTGGGCAGCATCACCAGCTCCTGTACCGTGGCTGTGGCCC gAGTCCCAGGAAAGCTAGCTCCTCCAGAGGTGCCCCAGACCTACCAGGACACGGCGCTGGTGCTGTGGAAGCCGGGAGACAGCCGGGCACCTTGCACGTATACCCTGGAGCGGCTAGTGGATG GGGAGTCTGTGTGGCACCCTGTGAGCTCAGGCATCCCCGACTGTTACTACAACGTGAGCCACCTGCCAGTTGGCATGACTGTGAGGTTCCGTGTGGCCTGTGCCAACCGTGCTGGGCAGGGGCCCTTCAGCAACCCTTCTGAGAAGGTCTTTGTCAGGGGCGCTCAAG ATTCTTCAGCTGTGCCATCTGCTGCCCACCAAGAGGCCCCTGTCACCTCAGGGCCAGCCAGGGCCCTGCCTCCTGACTCTCCTACCTCACTGCCCCTACCCCCAGCtcctgctgcccccacccccccatCAGTCACTGTCAGCCCCTCATCTCCCCCCACAGCCCCTAGCCAGGCCTTGTCCTCGCTCAAGGCTGTGGGTCCGCCACCCCAGACCCCTCCACGAAGACACAGGGGCCTGCAGGCTGCCCGGCAAGCAGAGCCCACCCCACTCAGTACCCAGGTCACCCCAAGTGAGCCCAAGTCTTTCGTCCTTGACACTGGGACCCCGACCCCAGCCTCTACTCCTCAAGGGGTTAAACCAGCGTCTTCCTCTACTCCTGTGTATGTGGTGACTTCCTTCGTGTCTGCACCACCAGCCCCTGAGCCCCCAGCCCCTGAGCCCCCTCCTGAGCCTACCAAGGTGACTGTGCAGAGTCTCAGCCCAGCCAAGGAGGTGGTCAGCTCCCCTGGGAGCAGTCCCCGAAGCTCTCCTAGGCCTGAGGGTACCACTCTTCGACAGGGCCCCCCTCAGAAACCCTACACTTTCCTGGAGGAGAAAGCCAG GGGCCGCTTTGGTGTTGTGCGAGCGTGCCGGGAGAACGCCACGGGGCGAACGTTCGTGGCCAAGATCGTGCCCTATGCTGCCGAGGGCAAGCGGCGGGTCCTGCAGGAGTACGAGGTGCTGCGGACCCTGCACCACGAGCGGATCATGTCCCTGCATGAGGCCTACATCACCCCTCGGTACCTCGTGCTCATTGCTGAGAGCTGCGGCAACCGAGAGCTCCTCTGTGGGCTCAGTGACAG GTTCCGGTATTCCGAGGACGACGTGGCCACTTATGTGGTGCAGCTGCTACAAGGCCTGGACTACCTCCACAGCCGCCATGTGCTCCACCTAGATATCAAGCCAGACAACCTGCTGTTGGCCCCTGACAACGCCCTCAAGATCGTGGACTTTGGCAGTGCCCAGCCCTACAACCCCCAGGCCCTTCAGCCCCTTGGCCACCGCACGGGCACGCTGGAGTTCATGG CTCCGGAGATGGTGAAGGGAGGACCCATCGGCTCTGCCACGGACATCTGGGGAGCGGGTGTGCTCACTTACATTAT GCTCAGTGGACGCTCCCCGTTCTATGAGCCAGACCCCCAGGAAACGGAGGCTCGGATTGTGGGGGGCCGCTTTGATGCCTTCCAGCTATACCCCAACACATCCCAGAGCGCCACCCTCTTCTTGCGAAAGGTCCTCTCAGTACATCCCTG GAGCCGGCCCTCCCTGCAGGACTGCCTGGCCCACCCATGGTTGCAGGACGCCTACCTGATGAAACTGCGCCGCCAGACCCTCACCTTCACCACCAACCGGCTCAAGGAGTTCTTGGGCGAGCAGAGGCGGCGCCGGGCTGAGGCCGCCACCCGCCACAAGGTGCTGCTGCGCTCCTACCCTGGCGGCCCCTAG